In Diceros bicornis minor isolate mBicDic1 chromosome 23, mDicBic1.mat.cur, whole genome shotgun sequence, a single genomic region encodes these proteins:
- the PM20D2 gene encoding xaa-Arg dipeptidase isoform X1, which produces MRPGEERPVEGGVCAVVSELELLKLRAAERIDEAAERLGALSRAIWSEPELAYEEHHAHRVLTRFFEREPPAASWAVQPHYQLATAFRAEWEPPGPRAAPRPLHLGFLCEYDALPGIGHACGHNLIAEVGAAAALGLKGALEGLRGPPPPVKVIVLGTPAEEDGGGKIDLIEAGAFKNLDVVFMAHPSQENAAYLPDVAEHDVTVKYYGKAAHAAAYPWEGVNALDAAVLAYNNLSVLRQQMKPTWRVHGIIKNGGVKPNIIPSYSELIYYFRAPSVKELPILTKKAEDCFRAAALATGCTVEIKGGTHDYYNVLPNKSLWKAYVENGKKLGIEFISEDAMLKGPSGSTDFGNVSFVVPGIHPYFYIGSNALNHTEQYTEAAGSQEAQFYTLRTAKALAMTALDVIFKPELLERIREDFKLKLQEEEFLNSVE; this is translated from the exons ATGAGGCCCGGAGAGGAGCGGCCTGTGGAGGGCGGCGTCTGCGCTGTTGTCTCCGAGCTGGAGCTGCTGAAGCTGCGCGCCGCGGAGCGCATCGACGAGGCGGCCGAGCGCCTGGGGGCCCTGAGCCGCGCCATCTGGAGCGAGCCCGAGCTGGCCTACGAGGAGCACCATGCCCACCGCGTGCTGACGCGCTTCTTCGAGCGCGAGCCCCCGGCCGCCTCGTGGGCGGTGCAGCCGCACTACCAGCTGGCCACGGCCTTCCGCGCCGAGTGGGAGCCGCCGGGGCCCCGGGCGGCGCCGCGCCCGCTGCACCTGGGCTTCCTCTGCGAGTACGACGCGCTGCCCGGCATCGGGCACGCCTGCGGCCACAATCTGATCGCCGAGGTCGGGGCGGCGGCCGCGCTGGGCCTGAAGGGGGCCCTGGAGGGCCTCCGCGGGCCGCCTCCGCCGGTGAAG GTAATTGTCCTGGGAACCCCTGCAGAAGAAGATGGTGGTGGCAAAATTGATTTAATTGAAGCAGgggcttttaaaaatcttgatgTTGTTTTTATGGCCCATCCATCCCAAGAGAATGCTGCTTACCTACCTGATGTGGCTGAACATGA tgTGACTGTGAAATACTATGGAAAAGCAGCTCATGCTGCTGCTTATCCCTGGGAAGGAGTAAATGCGTTAGATGCTGCTGTTCTCGCCTACAACAATCTGTCTGTGTTAAGACAGCAAATGAAACCAACCTGGAGAGTTCATG gtATAATAAAAAATGGTGGTGTAAAACCCAATATCATTCCCTCTTATTCTGAATTAATCTATTACTTCCGTGCACCCTCAGTGAAAGAACTTCCAATTTTGACCAAAAAGGCAGAAGATTGCTTCAGAGCTGCAGCTTTGGCTACCGGGTGCACA gtAGAAATTAAAGGTGGAACACATGATTATTACAATGTTCTTCCCAATAAGAGCCTATGGAAAGCTTatgttgaaaatggaaaaaagctGGGAATAGAATTCATTTCAGAAGATGCAATGTTGAAAGGCCCTTCAG GATCTACTGATTTTGGAAATGTTTCTTTTGTGGTTCCTGGGATTCATCCATATTTTTATATTGGATCTAATGCCTTGAATCATACAGAACAATATACTGAAGCTGCAG GATCACAAGAAGCTCAGTTCTACACTTTGCGTACGGCCAAAGCTCTGGCAATGACTGCACTGGATGTTATCTTTAAACCAGAATTGCTAGAAAGAATTAGAGAGGACTTTAAATTGAAACTTCAAGAAGAAGAGTTCTTAAATTCAGTAGAGTAA
- the PM20D2 gene encoding xaa-Arg dipeptidase isoform X2: MRPGEERPVEGGVCAVVSELELLKLRAAERIDEAAERLGALSRAIWSEPELAYEEHHAHRVLTRFFEREPPAASWAVQPHYQLATAFRAEWEPPGPRAAPRPLHLGFLCEYDALPGIGHACGHNLIAEVGAAAALGLKGALEGLRGPPPPVKVIVLGTPAEEDGGGKIDLIEAGAFKNLDVVFMAHPSQENAAYLPDVAEHDVTVKYYGKAAHAAAYPWEGVNALDAAVLAYNNLSVLRQQMKPTWRVHVKELPILTKKAEDCFRAAALATGCTVEIKGGTHDYYNVLPNKSLWKAYVENGKKLGIEFISEDAMLKGPSGSTDFGNVSFVVPGIHPYFYIGSNALNHTEQYTEAAGSQEAQFYTLRTAKALAMTALDVIFKPELLERIREDFKLKLQEEEFLNSVE, from the exons ATGAGGCCCGGAGAGGAGCGGCCTGTGGAGGGCGGCGTCTGCGCTGTTGTCTCCGAGCTGGAGCTGCTGAAGCTGCGCGCCGCGGAGCGCATCGACGAGGCGGCCGAGCGCCTGGGGGCCCTGAGCCGCGCCATCTGGAGCGAGCCCGAGCTGGCCTACGAGGAGCACCATGCCCACCGCGTGCTGACGCGCTTCTTCGAGCGCGAGCCCCCGGCCGCCTCGTGGGCGGTGCAGCCGCACTACCAGCTGGCCACGGCCTTCCGCGCCGAGTGGGAGCCGCCGGGGCCCCGGGCGGCGCCGCGCCCGCTGCACCTGGGCTTCCTCTGCGAGTACGACGCGCTGCCCGGCATCGGGCACGCCTGCGGCCACAATCTGATCGCCGAGGTCGGGGCGGCGGCCGCGCTGGGCCTGAAGGGGGCCCTGGAGGGCCTCCGCGGGCCGCCTCCGCCGGTGAAG GTAATTGTCCTGGGAACCCCTGCAGAAGAAGATGGTGGTGGCAAAATTGATTTAATTGAAGCAGgggcttttaaaaatcttgatgTTGTTTTTATGGCCCATCCATCCCAAGAGAATGCTGCTTACCTACCTGATGTGGCTGAACATGA tgTGACTGTGAAATACTATGGAAAAGCAGCTCATGCTGCTGCTTATCCCTGGGAAGGAGTAAATGCGTTAGATGCTGCTGTTCTCGCCTACAACAATCTGTCTGTGTTAAGACAGCAAATGAAACCAACCTGGAGAGTTCATG TGAAAGAACTTCCAATTTTGACCAAAAAGGCAGAAGATTGCTTCAGAGCTGCAGCTTTGGCTACCGGGTGCACA gtAGAAATTAAAGGTGGAACACATGATTATTACAATGTTCTTCCCAATAAGAGCCTATGGAAAGCTTatgttgaaaatggaaaaaagctGGGAATAGAATTCATTTCAGAAGATGCAATGTTGAAAGGCCCTTCAG GATCTACTGATTTTGGAAATGTTTCTTTTGTGGTTCCTGGGATTCATCCATATTTTTATATTGGATCTAATGCCTTGAATCATACAGAACAATATACTGAAGCTGCAG GATCACAAGAAGCTCAGTTCTACACTTTGCGTACGGCCAAAGCTCTGGCAATGACTGCACTGGATGTTATCTTTAAACCAGAATTGCTAGAAAGAATTAGAGAGGACTTTAAATTGAAACTTCAAGAAGAAGAGTTCTTAAATTCAGTAGAGTAA